A genomic stretch from Pochonia chlamydosporia 170 chromosome 4, whole genome shotgun sequence includes:
- a CDS encoding Zn(2)-C6 fungal-type DNA-binding domain-containing protein (similar to Metarhizium robertsii ARSEF 23 XP_007824111.1): protein MIVASPPPVRTKQRLACQECRRRKLRCDGNQPRCSTCENSGTECDVSTNRPPRGPKKGYLKALQSKIDTLESRLEAQENGHLKWPDTIDNGTDLMSSIPSLPCMTIAGFENPKLDGNLFSMSNPMVSDQDPFLAAFVDVSALPPTTAMLPEHAPPTPSTTTGSSRTTSGIHVTDIMQAELDQLYFDRIHAAVPILHQRRYLSWSKSHFKTNSRLCLQYAMWATASLMSAQFQHMQDMLYSEVKRMLANSSLPSSSPSPSSSSSCSSSSSSSSGSQSNHNAAIHVELVQAWVLAATYEFVKANHHEACISAGRALRLAQLMGLYKLDVSNNATATSETDFIITEEKRRVFWMAFTLESLYSMRNGLPLVIHEHNITTFLPVPDPEFQNGQPVQTGFLSDCIDKRSTIVKSPLNECIMLMAMCARTLFHAHQYNTHCQSGQAECDHLDWQKWLDNVLLVRLQTLAQDYPSPTNSCDPTLLFASCLAQATIVYLCREMQSIEWPDNGGRGIPLVAEYQQRALAAVEHTLEFARSLTDFPPFKISPFMPIPLFICAEFLSLNRSNPATAPLLQNLVDILGQLKEVDNPQKYIGLPDLDLVTASMNL, encoded by the exons ATGATTGTGGCATCCCCTCCTCCCGTTCGTACCAAGCAGAGGCTTGCTTGCCAAGAGTGTCGACGGCGCAAGCTTCGATGTGATGGCAATCAACCTCGCTGCTCCACGTGTGAGAATTCCGGGACGGAATGCGACGTCAGCACGAATCGTCCGCCAAGAGGTCCCAAGAAGGGGTACCTCAAGGCGCTGCAGAGCAAGATTG ATACTCTTGAAAGTCGCCTCGAGGCGCAAGAGAACGGCCACTTGAAATGGCCGGATACCATCGACAACGGCACGGACCTCATGTCGTCAATACCGTCGCTGCCATGCATGACGATCGCGGGATTCGAGAACCCAAAACTAGATGGCAACCTTTTTTCCATGTCCAATCCCATGGTTTCGGATCAAGATCCGTttcttgctgcctttgttgaTGTCTCTGCTTTGCCGCCAACGACGGCCATGTTGCCTGAACATGCGCCGccgacgccatcaacaaccacgGGGTCGAGCCGAACCACCAGCGGCATTCACGTTACAGATATCATGCAAGCCGAATT AGATCAATTATACTTTGACAGAATACACGCCGCTGTCCCCATCTTACACCAGCGCAGGTACCTCTCCTGGTCCAAGTCGCACTTCAAGACCAATTCGCGCCTCTGCCTTCAATATGCCATGTGGGCAACGGCGTCACTCATGTCAGCCCAATTCCAGCATATGCAAGACATGCTCTACTCAGAAGTAAAGCGCATGTTGGCCAACTCTAGCCTCCCAAGCTCgagcccaagcccaagttccagctccagctgcagctccagttcaagttcaagctCCGGCAGCCAGAGCAATCACAACGCCGCAATACATGTCGAGCTGGTGCAAGCTTGGGTTCTTGCTGCGACGTACGAGTTTGTCAAGGCAAACCACCATGAGGCGTGTATCAGCGCCGGCCGCGCCCTTCGTCTTGCTCAGTTGATGGGGTTGTATAAACTCGACGTTTCAAATAATGCCACTGCAACTAGCGAGACCGATTTTATTATTACCGAAGAGAAGCGCCGCGTATTCTGGATGGCGTTTACTCTTGAAAGTTTGTATAGTATGCGCAACGGCCTGCCTTTGGTGATACATGAGCACAAT ATTACAACATTTCTACCTGTACCGGATCCAGAGTTCCAGAACGGCCAGCCCGTGCAGACAGGTTTTCTAAGCGACTGCATCGACAAGCGAagcaccattgtcaaatcACCACTCAACGAATGCATCATGCTCATGGCCATGTGCGCGAGGACCCTGTTCCACGCCCACCAGTATAACACGCACTGCCAGAGCGGCCAGGCAGAGTGCGACCATCTCGACTGGCAAAAATGGCTCGACAATGTGCTCCTGGTGCGGCTACAAACGCTGGCGCAGGACTATCCCTCCCCTACCAACTCGTGCGATCCCACGTTGCTCTTCGCTAGCTGCTTGGCACAAGCCACAATTGTCTACCTCTGCAGGGAGATGCAATCCATTGAGTGGCCTGATAATGGCGGCCGGGGCATCCCACTGGTAGCTGAGTATCAGCAGCGggctcttgctgctgttgagcaTACGCTTGAGTTTGCGCGATCACTGACGGATTTTCCTCCGTTCAAG ATTAGCCCTTTTATGCCAATCCCGTTGTTCATCTGCGCCGAATTTCTGTCTCTAAATCGCTCTAATCCTGCGACCGCCCCTCTGCTACAGAACTTGGTGGATATACTTGGACAGTTGAAGGAGGTTGACAACCCTCAAAAGTATATAGGCCTGCCGGATCTGGACCTAGTTACAGCGTCTATGAATCTGTGA
- a CDS encoding salicylate 1-monooxygenase (similar to Metarhizium acridum CQMa 102 XP_007810892.1), translating into MGSRPTSESPPEIAIVGGGIVGLILAAGLHRRSVPVSIYERSSTFRESGAGIGFNIAAKACMEMIDPGVITALRLCGGVPISALDPDDPHDYLRWVDGFSQDLDIGKLAKNKEWEITPGGWQRQYMKADAGYKGIEGTRRDHFLDQMGTLFPSDMIHFNKELESIADPEDGGRLTLRFTDGTIATADAVVGCDGIRSRTREFVLNPFSPPKEGVPTYTNVRSARVLVPMAAAADALGATTASIYYNHIGPGANLLHYPVAQNTLVNVALFYHDPQPWSEEGSWTARQSPRSDIEAAFKDWHPRIRNLLEKMPETVPVMGLFDMYEHPLAHYNNGRVCVAGDAAHASTPHHGAGAGMGIEDALCLSVLLAEVAGTVRIGGVSKADAVAAALRVYDDARRGRSQWLVNSSRRVCDLQHSPDFADPAKRVSAETCFEEIMDRTLKIWNFDYMGMVRQSVEKYGRAVNTIRVKS; encoded by the exons ATGGGATCCCGGCCAACGTCTGAGAGTCCGCCTGAGATCGCCATCGTGGGTGGCGGAATCGTTGGCTTGATACTCGCTGCTGGTCTTCATCGGCGCTCGGTGCCCGTCTCAATTTACGAGAGATCGTCAACATTCCGTGAGTCTGGTGCCGGAATCGGCTTCAACATTGCGGCCAAGGCATGTATGGAGATGATTGATCCCGGTGTCATTACTGCTCTGCGTCTTTGCGGAGGTGTGCCCATTTCCGCATTGGATCCTGACGATCCACACGACTACCTCAgatgggttgatgggttCTCTCAGGACTTGGATATTGGTAAGCTTGCGAAGAATAAGGAATGGGAGATTACCCCTGGTGGATGGCAGAGACAATACATGAAGGCAGATGCTGGTTACAAGGGCATCGAAGGCACGAGGAGGGATCACTTCCTCGACCAGATGGGAACCCTCTTTCCCAGTGACATGATCCATTTCAATAAGGAATTGGAGAGCATTGCAGACCCTGAAGATGGCGGTCGACTCACATTGAGATTCACGGATGGCACGATAGCCACAGCGGATGCAG TTGTTGGATGTGACGGCATAAGATCTAGGACTCGCGAGTTTGTGCTCAATCCCTTTTCGCCTCCGAAGGAGGGCGTGCCAACCTACACAAATGTGCGATCTGCCCGAGTTCTTGTTCCCATGGCTGCAGCCGCCGATGCCCTCGGCGCAACCACAGCATCCATCTACTACAACCACATAGGCCCTGGCGCCAACTTGCTTCACTATCCCGTTGCACAAAACACCTTGGTCAACGTAGCCTTGTTTTACCATGATCCCCAGCCCTGGTCCGAAGAGGGCTCCTGGACTGCCCGACAGAGCCCCCGTTCTGATATCGAGGCTGCCTTCAAGGACTGGCACCCCAGGATCAGGAACCTATTGGAAAAGATGCCCGAAACAGTACCCGTGATGGGACTTTTCGACATGTACGAACACCCTCTTGCGCATTACAACAACGGCAGGGTCTGTGTAGCCGGCGACGCCGCGCACGCGAGCACACCACACCATGGCGCAGGAGCCGGCATGGGCATCGAGGATGCACTCTGCCTTTCTGTCCTCCTGGCTGAGGTGGCTGGCACAGTTCGAATCGGCGGCGTGAGCAAAGCCGAcgctgtggctgctgcctTGCGTGTTTATGATGATGCGAGAAGGGGGAGGAGCCAATGGctggtcaacagcagcaggagagTGTGTGATTTGCAGCATAGCCCCGACTTTGCTGACCCAGCGAAGCGAGTCTCCGCCGAGACGTGTTTTGAGGAGATTATGGATCGAACGCTGAAGATTTGGAACTTTGATTACATGGGGATGGTTAGACAGAGCGTAGAGAAGTATGGGAGGGCGGTTAACACCATACGGGTCAAGTCGTAG
- a CDS encoding alpha/beta-Hydrolase (similar to Glarea lozoyensis ATCC 20868 XP_008084743.1): MPISTCEDSTPQDSTLHLPRILCLHGGGTNGRIFNAQCRAIKEQLSNDFRLVFAEAAFPSHAGPDVLSVYKDWGPFKRWLRWLPSQPNPGPQAIVDALDQSLYNAMLLDDMRGATGEWVALLGFSQGAKVSASLLYRQQLEEEIYGIGNASTRFRFGILFAGRAPLVCLDPDAETDPSLPDASQITDVKGYKRPALPHGENMLKIPTVHVHGTNDPGLDLHQQLFEEFCEPQSRRLVVWDGDHRLPLKRNDVAKVVREIRELGQMTVL; this comes from the coding sequence ATGCCTATCTCAACATGCGAGGACTCTACTCCTCAAGATTCTACATTACATTTACCTCGCATACTCTGCCTTCATGGCGGTGGTACAAACGGTCGCATCTTCAATGCTCAGTGTCGTGCCATCAAGGAGCAACTGTCAAACGACTTTCGCCTCGTCTTCGCTGAAGCAGCATTCCCGTCGCACGCAGGACCAGATGTGCTCTCCGTATACAAGGACTGGGGCCCTTTCAAGCGCTGGTTAAGATGGCTACCAAGTCAACCTAACCCTGGGCCTCAAGCTATTGTCGACGCACTCGATCAGTCTCTTTACaatgccatgttgttggatgaCATGCGTGGAGCGACTGGAGAATGGGTTGCACTGCTTGGTTTCAGCCAAGGTGCCAAAGTCTCTGCTAGCTTGCTCTACCGTCAGCAGTTGGAAGAGGAAATAtatggcattggcaatgcATCTACAAGATTCCGGTTTGGGATACTCTTTGCTGGCCGGGCGCCTCTCGTGTGCCTGGACCCTGATGCTGAGACagatccaagtcttccagaTGCGTCTCAAATCACTGATGTCAAGGGATACAAGCGGCCTGCCTTGCCTCATGGCGAGAATATGTTGAAGATACCAACCGTACATGTTCACGGGACAAATGATCCGGGGTTGgatctccatcaacaactgTTTGAGGAGTTTTGTGAACCTCAGAGCAGAAGACTCGTCGTTTGGGACGGAGATCACAGATTGCCGTTGAAAAGGAATGACGTTGCTAAAGTGGTTCGTGAAATCCGCGAACTGGGCCAAATGACTGTGTTATGA
- a CDS encoding Oxoglutarate/iron-dependent oxygenase (similar to Metarhizium robertsii ARSEF 23 XP_007824112.1): MAIKTTEASPAYIPTVDIGAWLNPDATEADKQHVVDQVHHAATTYGFFQIVEHGVTPETRQQILDLTKKFFALPIEERMSVSVSNSLGQSFRGYEPSLIQTHHKGLLPDTKETFIVGAEIPADHPDAGTFSCGPNLWPKAIPDEDFRQPVMAYQAQMVNLVKILLKILRRGLPESWDCAPDALDVLAENASIPMRMLHYGPQPVRDDRQFGVADHTDFGCVTILLQELGTKGLEVWYPPTETWIPVPPKKDAYVINISDTMDRYTGGYYRSARHRVLTTDRDRYSVAFFLNGNLKLDAPVLDGSGGRIVLGEQIRQNAIKTFGGKTGDLLKNAKELEVR, encoded by the exons ATGGCTATCAAAACAACTGAAGCATCCCCTGCTTACATCCCCACCGTCGACATTGGTGCTTGGTTGAACCCTGACGCTACCGAGGCAGACAAACAGCATGTCGTCGACCAAGTCCATCATGCCGCCACCACGTACGGCTTCTTCCAGATTGTCGAGCACGGTGTCACCCCCGAGACACGTCAGCAGATTCTTGACCTGACCAAGAAGTTCTTCGCCCTTCCCATCGAGGAGCGCATGTCTGTTAGCGTCAGCAACTCCCTGGGCCAGTCTTTCAGAGGCTACGAACCATCATTGATTCAGACTCACCACAAGGGTCTGCTGCCAGATACGAAGGAG ACATTCATCGTAGGCGCGGAGATTCCCGCAGACCATCCTGATGCAGGCACTTTCTCCTGCGGGCCTAACCTCTGGCCAAAAGCCATCCCGGACGAGGACTTCCGCCAGCCCGTAATGGCCTACCAGGCGCAGATGGTGAACCTGGTCAAGATCCTGCTCAAGATTCTGCGCCGCGGTCTCCCGGAGTCATGGGACTGCGCTCCCGATGCGCTCGACGTGCTGGCTGAGAATGCCTCCATCCCGATGAGAATGCTTCACTACGGGCCACAGCCTGTCCGCGACGACAGACAGTTTGGAG TCGCCGACCACACCGATTTCGGCTGCGTCACCATCCTTCTTCAGGAACTGGGCACAAAGGGTCTTGAGGTGTGGTACCCGCCGACCGAGACATGGATTCCTGTGCCGCCTAAGAAGGACGCATACGTGATCAATATTAGCGATACTATGGATCGCTACACGGGCGGGTACTATCGCAGCGCGCGTCATCGTGTGCTCACTACGGACAGGGATCGCTACAGCgttgccttcttcctcaatgGGAACTTGAAGCTTGATGCGCCGGTTCTCGATGGCTCTGGCGGTCGCATTGTTCTCGGGGAGCAGATTCGCCAGAATGCGATCAAGACGTTTGGTGGTAAGACGGGCGATTTGCTCAAGAATGCAAAGGAGTTGGAGGTGAGATAG
- a CDS encoding monocarboxylate permease (similar to Cordyceps militaris CM01 XP_006674460.1): MTRDEKSDFAKGDDIPGTDQSSRSSQTQDQPAGVLPEQQKDLEQQPPPAPGPPAIAPPPNGGRVAWTQVLCGFCLFFNTFGILTSFGVFQTYYESTSSPFRRATSDISWIGSLQVFLLQFSGIIVGPIFDKGYIRLLLGLGGFLIVFGHMMLSIASAYWQILLAQGFCVGIGMGCLFVPSISLLPSYFSTRLGLAIGLASAGSSVGGVIYPVIMQQLVEKAGFPWAVRVLAFVSLVTLAVPFTLMRVRFKPAKARAMIDWTAFQDLPFLWFALATAIAFMGLTGYQILFAFYAKEQGITSTAFAFNLVSIYNAMSTVGRIVPNAISDKIGQFNVLAPAVLLTGAVYLCTMATHTQGVMIGITLLAGFFLGVLTAMPPVCLAVLTKDKSKIGTRIGTGFAIISLGTLTGGPASGAIVQRSHPLAWTAVWSFTGACMLVAGSMYAALRVARSGWKPLVKA, from the coding sequence ATGACCAGAGACGAAAAGTCAGACTTTGCCAAGGGCGACGACATACCTGGTACTGACCAAAGCTCCAGGTCAAGTCAAACCCAAGATCAACCCGCAGGTGTATTACCAGAGCAGCAGAAGGATTTGGaacaacaacctcctcctgctcctggCCCTCCTGCGATTGCACCTCCTCCCAATGGCGGCCGTGTTGCGTGGACGCAAGTCCTCTGCGGCTTCTGCCTGTTCTTCAATACGTTTGGTATACTCACCAGCTTTGGTGTCTTCCAAACCTACTATGAGTCCACGTCGTCTCCCTTCCGTCGTGCCACTTCAGATATCTCCTGGATCGGATCGCTCCAGGTATTTCTCCTGCAGTTCagcggcatcatcgtcggCCCCATCTTTGACAAGGGCTACATCCGCTTGctgcttggccttggcggctttcTCATCGTGTTTGGGCACATGATGCTCAGTATCGCGAGCGCCTACTGGCAGATTTTGCTTGCCCAGGGTTTCTGCGTCGGTATCGGCATGGGCTGCTTGTTTGTCCCTTCCATCTCCCTTCTGCCGTCGTACTTTTCCACACGGCTGGGTTTGGCGATTGGCCTCGCATCTGCAGGTAGTTCCGTGGGAGGTGTCATCTATCCCGTCATCATGCAACAACTGGTTGAAAAGGCAGGCTTCCCCTGGGCTGTCCGGGTCCTCGCCTTCGTCTCACTTGTGACGTTGGCGGTGCCATTCACCCTCATGCGGGTTCGGTTCAAGCCGGCCAAGGCCCGCGCCATGATCGACTGGACGGCATTCCAGGATCTTCCTTTCCTGTGGTtcgccttggcaacagccatTGCATTCATGGGGTTGACTGGCTACCAaattttgtttgctttctACGCCAAGGAGCAGGGCATCACTTCAACAGCGTTTGCCTTTAATCTTGTCTCCATCTACAACGCCATGTCTACCGTGGGACGCATTGTACCTAATGCCATCTCAGATAAGATTGGCCAGTTCAACGTCCTCGCACCTGCGGTTTTACTCACCGGCGCGGTTTACCTCTGTACCATGGCCACGCATACGCAGGGAGTCATGATTGGAATCACCTTGCTTGCTGGGTTTTTCCTTGGTGTTCTCACTGCCATGCCGCCGGTGTGCTTGGCCGTGCTtaccaaggacaagtccAAGATTGGGACGAGAATTGGCACTGGTTTTGCCATTATTTCGCTTGGCACGCTTACTGGTGGCCCGGCGTCCGGTGCAATTGTGCAGCGAAGTCATCCTTTGGCGTGGACGGCAGTTTGGTCGTTTACCGGAGCTTGCATGTTGGTTGCAGGTTCAATGTACGCTGCTCTCCGAGTCGCGAGGTCTGGATGGAAACCACTTGTCAAGGCGTAG